One segment of Falco rusticolus isolate bFalRus1 chromosome 3, bFalRus1.pri, whole genome shotgun sequence DNA contains the following:
- the CPNE3 gene encoding copine-3 encodes MAAQCVTKVELTIACTNLLDKDVGSKSDPLCVLLQNTSGQQWYEVDRTERVKNSLNPKFAKKFLIDYYFELVQKLKFGIYDIDNKTFDLNDDDFLGEFECTLGQIVSSRTLTKPLVLKNGRPAGRGSITITAEEVKDNRVVLLEVEARKLDSKDFFGKSDPYLEFHKQTGDGNWVMVHRTEVIKNNLNPVWRPFKISLNSLCYSDMDKSIKVECYDYDNDGSHDLIGSFQTTMSKLKEATRSSPVEFECINEKKRQKKKSYKNSGIVSVKHCEIVVECTFLDYIMGGCQLNFTVGIDFTGSNGDPRSPDSLHYLSPNGVNEYLTAIWSVGMVIQDYDTDKMFPAFGFGAQIPPSFQVSHEFPLNFNPSNPFCHGIQGIVDAYRACLPQVKLYGPTNFSPIINHVARFATAATQQQTASQYFILLIITDGVITDLDQTRTAIVNASKLPMSIIIVGVGGADFDAMEFLDGDNGVLRSSSGEPAVRDIVQFVPFRKFQNSPKEALAQCVLAEVPQQVVNYFSTYKLQPPKNPAAK; translated from the exons ATGGCGGCACAGTGTGTGACAAAGGTGGAGCTGACCATTGCCTGCACCAATCTCTTGGACAAAGATGTTGGTTCCAAGTCAGACCCACTGTGTGTGCTTCTCCAGAACACAAGTGGCCAGCAGTGGTATGAG GTTGATCGCACAGAGAGAGTTAAGAATTCATTGAACCCAAAGTTTGCCAAGAAATTCCTAATTGATTACTATTTTGAGCTTGTTCAGAAACTTAAATTTGGAATATATGACATCGATAACAAAACATTTGATCTGAATGATGATGATTTCTTAGGAGAATTTGAATGTACACTGGGACAA ATAGTTTCTAGCAGGACTCTAACAAAACCGTTAGTACTTAAAAATGGTAGACCAGCTGGAAGAGGAAGTATTACG ATTACAGCAGAAGAAGTGAAGGATAACAGGGTGGTTCTGTTGGAAGTAGAAGCAAGGAAACTGGACAGTAAG GACTTTTTTGGAAAGTCAGATCCTTATCTGGAATTCCACAAGCAGACTGGAGATGGAAACTGGGTGATGGTTCACAGAACAGAG gttaTTAAAAACAACCTGAATCCTGTTTGGAGGCCCTTTAAAATCTCTCTCAATTCTCTGTGTTACAGTGACATGGATAAGTCAATCAAG GTTGAGTGCTATGACTATGATAATGATGGGTCTCATGATCTCATAGGAAGTTTTCAAACTACAATGTCAAAGCTGAAGGAAGCAACTCGGTCCTCACCT gTTGAATTTGAGTGTatcaatgaaaagaaaagacagaagaaaaaaagctataaaaactCGGGCATTGTGAGCGTTAAGCACTGTGAG ATCGTAGTAGAATGCACATTCCTTGATTATATCATGGGTGGGTGTCAGCTGAACTTCACA GTGGGGATAGATTTTACAGGCTCCAATGGAGACCCTCGCTCTCCAGACTCTCTGCATTACCTCAGCCCTAATGGAGTTAATGAATACCTAACAGCCATTTGGTCTGTAGGAATGGTCATTCAGGATTATGATAC aGATAAGATGTTTCCAGCCTTTGGATTTGGTGCACaaattcctccttcctttcag GTGTCACATGAGTTCCCATTAAATTTTAACCCATCAAACCCATTTTGTCATG GAATCCAAGGCATTGTTGATGCATATCGGGCTTGTCTTCCTCAAGTGAAGTTATATGGACCAACAAATTTTTCTCCGATTATAAATCATGTGGCAAGATTTGCTACCGCAGCTACACAACAGCAAACAGCATCT CAATACTTTATACTTCTGATCATAACGGATGGTGTGATAACAGACCTTGATCAAACTCGAACTGCCATAGTTAATGCTTCAAAATTGCCAATGTCCATTATCATTGTTGGTGTTGGAGGAGCAGACTTTGATGCTATGGAGTTTCTTGATGGTGACAATGGAGTTCTTAGGTCCTCATCAGGAGAACCAGCTGTCAGAGACATTGTCCAGTTTGTGCCATTCAGAAAGTTCCAAAAT tCTCCAAAAGAAGCTCTGGCGCAGTGTGTCCTGGCAGAAGTCCCTCAGCAAGTGGTGAACTACTTCAGCACCTACAAACTGCAACCTCCTAAGAATCCTGCTGCAAAGTGA